Proteins encoded within one genomic window of Couchioplanes caeruleus:
- a CDS encoding phosphatidate cytidylyltransferase: MTYPEPRGGHPSGSRASGPSDAPLNAGHAPAERLGQDRHPVAPARPSGALRAAEPDWAAPTAATSTSQAEWELTTAEAGRRGPGKRRAGRDGKPVPAKQKGKAGRNLPAAIGVGVGLGLVILLSLVIRKEAFLGVLVVVAGVGIWETVRALKVAGARPPLVPLFAGGILMIGLAWFYGPDALQLGLLATLLATVVWRFSEHKAGFRRDLAAAALVAVYVPFLLGFGVLLAEPDDGPSRVLSALIAVILSDTGGYAAGVFFGKHPMAPTISPKKSWEGFAGSVTAAAVGSGLLLYFLLDVSFGWGLLFGAVISVAAVTGDLAESMLKRDIGVKDMSNLLPGHGGLMDRLDSILFAVPAAYLLLSLIAPPG, encoded by the coding sequence ATGACGTACCCCGAGCCCCGCGGCGGGCACCCCTCCGGCAGCCGGGCGTCAGGACCCTCCGACGCCCCGCTCAACGCCGGGCATGCACCCGCCGAGCGGCTCGGGCAGGACCGGCATCCCGTCGCCCCGGCCCGGCCGTCCGGCGCGCTGCGGGCGGCCGAGCCGGACTGGGCGGCACCCACGGCCGCGACCTCCACCTCTCAGGCGGAGTGGGAGTTGACCACCGCGGAAGCCGGCCGCCGGGGACCGGGTAAGCGCCGAGCGGGACGAGACGGGAAGCCGGTGCCGGCGAAGCAGAAGGGCAAAGCGGGCCGCAACCTGCCCGCGGCGATCGGCGTCGGCGTGGGCCTCGGCCTGGTCATCCTGCTCTCTCTGGTGATCCGGAAGGAAGCCTTCCTCGGCGTCCTCGTGGTCGTCGCGGGCGTGGGCATCTGGGAGACCGTCCGAGCGCTCAAGGTCGCCGGGGCGCGGCCCCCGCTGGTCCCGCTCTTCGCCGGCGGCATCCTGATGATCGGCCTGGCCTGGTTCTACGGGCCGGACGCGCTCCAACTCGGCCTGCTGGCCACGCTGCTCGCCACCGTCGTCTGGCGCTTCAGCGAGCACAAGGCCGGCTTCCGGCGGGATCTGGCCGCGGCCGCCCTGGTCGCCGTCTACGTGCCGTTCCTGCTCGGCTTCGGCGTGCTGCTCGCCGAGCCGGACGACGGACCCTCGCGCGTGCTGTCCGCGCTGATCGCGGTGATCCTCTCCGACACCGGCGGGTATGCGGCCGGTGTGTTCTTCGGCAAGCACCCGATGGCCCCCACGATCAGCCCCAAGAAGTCCTGGGAGGGCTTCGCCGGCTCGGTGACCGCCGCCGCCGTGGGCAGCGGGCTGTTGCTGTACTTCCTGCTCGACGTCTCGTTCGGGTGGGGTCTGCTGTTCGGTGCCGTGATCTCCGTCGCAGCGGTCACGGGTGATCTCGCCGAGTCGATGCTCAAGCGCGACATCGGGGTCAAGGACATGAGCAACCTGCTGCCGGGCCACGGCGGGCTCATGGACCGGCTCGACTCCATCCTGTTCGCGGTCCCCGCGGCATATCTGCTGCTCTCCCTCATCGCGCCGCCGGGGTAG
- a CDS encoding DivIVA domain-containing protein yields the protein MTSQGQRFRRRALRRGYKVDEVDAFLDRVEATLAGEQVGAPVGAQEVHDVVFRVRFGGYDEWQVDLHLDRVERQLAEFEDRGGRAPEARMQPEPMRGGGMPADRMGQSLGRSSPPTERLSAPVRDDRQFAREDQYAREDQYAREDQYAREDQYARDPYAQDDRMSPQQMPQRQQMPAPDPYGRYDEPTGYGQQMPQRPAGPQGYDTGGYEQFEPGRHGKPDMTAEIRMPERDRGFGGPAPMSGPPMSGPPMGGPAPMSGPPMSGPPMGGGPGGGPGGGPGGSPELYRVDQLRRTFQPRRFGSGYDPAQVDRLFESIMQAMTGRGPMPVPENELDTLQFGLVPGGYFEAEVDAALREVKDILLHLR from the coding sequence GTGACGAGTCAGGGGCAGCGTTTCCGCCGTCGCGCACTGCGCCGCGGCTACAAGGTGGACGAGGTGGACGCCTTCCTCGACCGGGTCGAGGCGACCCTCGCCGGCGAGCAGGTCGGCGCGCCCGTCGGCGCCCAGGAGGTGCACGACGTCGTCTTCCGCGTGCGTTTCGGCGGCTACGACGAGTGGCAGGTCGACCTGCACCTCGACCGGGTGGAGCGGCAGCTCGCCGAGTTCGAGGACCGGGGTGGCCGTGCCCCGGAGGCCCGCATGCAACCCGAACCGATGCGCGGCGGGGGCATGCCCGCCGACCGGATGGGCCAGTCGCTGGGACGCTCCTCCCCGCCGACCGAGCGGCTGTCCGCCCCGGTCCGCGACGACCGCCAGTTCGCCCGCGAGGACCAGTACGCCCGGGAAGACCAGTACGCCCGCGAGGACCAGTACGCGCGCGAAGACCAGTACGCCCGCGACCCGTACGCGCAGGACGACCGCATGTCGCCGCAGCAGATGCCGCAGCGGCAGCAGATGCCGGCGCCGGACCCGTACGGGCGTTACGACGAGCCGACCGGCTACGGCCAGCAGATGCCGCAGCGGCCGGCCGGGCCGCAGGGCTACGACACGGGCGGTTACGAGCAGTTCGAGCCGGGCCGGCACGGCAAGCCCGACATGACCGCGGAGATCCGCATGCCGGAGCGCGACCGCGGCTTCGGCGGCCCGGCCCCGATGAGCGGCCCGCCGATGAGCGGTCCCCCGATGGGTGGCCCGGCCCCGATGAGCGGCCCGCCCATGAGCGGCCCTCCGATGGGCGGCGGCCCCGGGGGAGGCCCCGGCGGGGGTCCGGGCGGCAGCCCCGAGCTCTACCGCGTCGACCAGCTCCGTCGCACCTTCCAGCCGCGGCGCTTCGGCAGCGGATACGACCCGGCGCAGGTCGACCGCCTCTTCGAGAGCATCATGCAGGCCATGACCGGCCGGGGCCCGATGCCGGTGCCCGAGAACGAGCTCGACACGCTGCAGTTCGGGCTGGTTCCCGGCGGCTACTTCGAGGCCGAGGTCGACGCCGCCCTACGCGAGGTGAAGGACATCCTGCTACACCTGCGGTGA
- a CDS encoding DUF2631 domain-containing protein, with the protein MAEEPVYAPDQLKPGNRKSARIGALGTAVVLLTMLWGNHEGNTENIWLIGTAAMLVLIVLGDVVLRRNGLKPNDQ; encoded by the coding sequence GTGGCAGAAGAGCCGGTTTACGCGCCTGACCAGCTCAAGCCGGGCAACCGCAAGTCGGCCCGGATCGGCGCGCTCGGGACGGCCGTCGTCCTGCTGACGATGCTGTGGGGAAACCACGAAGGCAACACCGAGAACATCTGGCTCATCGGTACGGCGGCGATGCTGGTCCTGATCGTGCTGGGCGACGTGGTCCTGCGCCGCAACGGCCTCAAGCCGAACGACCAGTAG
- the frr gene encoding ribosome recycling factor produces MIDEILFEAEEKMESAVEHAKEEFAAIRTGRATPAMFSKIVVDYYGAPTPVTQMASVGVPEPRMVIVKPYDASQLGAIERAIRDSDLGVNPNNEGTQLRIHLPQMTEERRREMIKVARHKAEEGRVAIRNVRRKAKEQLDRLVKDGEAGEDDGRRAEKELDDVTHRYVAVVDELVKHKEAELLEV; encoded by the coding sequence GTGATCGACGAGATCCTCTTCGAGGCCGAAGAAAAGATGGAGAGCGCGGTCGAGCACGCCAAGGAGGAGTTCGCCGCGATCCGTACGGGTCGTGCCACGCCGGCGATGTTCTCCAAGATCGTTGTCGACTACTACGGCGCGCCGACCCCGGTGACCCAGATGGCGTCCGTCGGGGTGCCCGAGCCGCGCATGGTGATCGTGAAGCCCTACGACGCGTCGCAGCTCGGCGCGATCGAGCGCGCGATCCGCGACTCCGACCTCGGGGTGAACCCCAACAACGAGGGCACCCAGTTGCGCATCCACCTGCCGCAGATGACCGAGGAGCGGCGTCGCGAGATGATCAAGGTCGCGCGGCACAAGGCCGAGGAGGGGCGCGTGGCGATCCGCAACGTGCGCCGCAAGGCCAAGGAGCAGCTCGACCGCCTGGTCAAGGACGGCGAGGCCGGTGAGGACGACGGCCGCCGCGCCGAGAAGGAGCTCGACGACGTCACCCACCGCTATGTCGCGGTGGTCGACGAGCTGGTCAAGCACAAGGAAGCCGAGCTGCTCGAGGTCTGA
- the rlmN gene encoding 23S rRNA (adenine(2503)-C(2))-methyltransferase RlmN, with the protein MTILPVIPTSPDQPDAVSTRRRPAMPPRHLADLDLAGRRAAVADLGEPAFRAKQLSTHYFGRLVRDPAAMTDLPAASRDRLTEVLLPTLLTPQRELACDDGATRKTLWKLHDGAMVESVLMGYPDRVTACVSSQAGCGMACPFCATGQAGLTRNLSVAEIVDQVVYLAGVAASGAVTGSPPRLSRVVFMGMGEPLANYPRVIEAVRRLTAPAPEGLGLSQRHITVSTVGLVPAMRRLIAEGLSVTLALSLHAPDDDLRDELVPVNQRWKVAEVLDAAFDYAAQTGRRISIEYALIRDVNDQPWRADLLGRLLHGKLAHVNLIPLNPTPGSRWDASPKPVEREFVRRLREAGVATTVRDTRGREIDGACGQLAASELTVVDAGGAAADAEVAR; encoded by the coding sequence ATGACGATTCTTCCGGTCATTCCGACCAGCCCCGACCAGCCCGACGCGGTGTCCACGCGCCGTCGTCCCGCCATGCCCCCGCGCCACCTCGCCGACCTCGACCTGGCCGGGCGCCGGGCCGCCGTGGCCGACCTCGGCGAGCCTGCCTTCCGGGCCAAGCAGCTCTCCACCCACTACTTCGGCCGGCTCGTGCGCGACCCCGCGGCCATGACCGACCTGCCGGCCGCCTCCCGCGACCGTCTCACCGAGGTGCTGCTGCCCACGCTGCTCACCCCGCAGCGGGAGCTGGCCTGTGACGACGGCGCCACCCGCAAAACGCTGTGGAAGCTGCACGACGGCGCCATGGTCGAGAGCGTGCTCATGGGCTACCCCGACCGGGTCACCGCCTGCGTGTCCAGCCAGGCTGGCTGCGGCATGGCGTGCCCGTTCTGCGCCACCGGGCAGGCCGGGCTCACCCGCAACCTGTCCGTGGCCGAGATCGTCGACCAGGTCGTGTATCTCGCGGGCGTGGCCGCCTCGGGCGCGGTCACCGGCTCGCCGCCGCGGCTGTCCCGGGTCGTCTTCATGGGCATGGGCGAGCCGCTGGCGAACTATCCGCGGGTGATCGAGGCCGTGCGCCGCCTCACAGCGCCTGCACCGGAGGGTCTCGGGCTCTCACAACGGCACATCACCGTGTCGACCGTGGGTCTGGTGCCCGCAATGCGCCGGTTGATAGCCGAAGGGCTGTCTGTGACCCTTGCGTTGTCCCTGCACGCCCCCGATGATGATCTGCGCGATGAGCTTGTGCCCGTCAACCAGCGCTGGAAGGTGGCCGAGGTGCTCGATGCCGCGTTCGACTACGCGGCGCAGACCGGTCGTCGGATCTCCATCGAATACGCCCTGATCAGGGACGTAAACGATCAGCCCTGGCGTGCCGACCTGCTCGGCAGGCTGCTGCACGGCAAGCTGGCGCATGTGAACCTGATCCCGCTCAACCCGACGCCGGGCAGCCGGTGGGACGCCAGCCCCAAGCCGGTCGAGCGCGAGTTCGTCCGCCGGCTGCGCGAGGCGGGCGTCGCGACGACGGTCCGCGACACCCGGGGGCGGGAGATCGATGGTGCGTGCGGCCAGTTGGCCGCAAGCGAGCTGACGGTGGTGGACGCAGGGGGCGCCGCCGCCGACGCGGAGGTGGCACGATGA